Proteins encoded within one genomic window of Gadus macrocephalus chromosome 16, ASM3116895v1:
- the laynb gene encoding chondrolectin yields the protein MDFMKLFGTVFAVFLYPGCASKINGHRICRRGRERPCYQVFYVHDSRGRLTYEEARLACRSDGGELLSIETESEQRLVERFIQQLKVGEGDYWIGLRRNPQRSRPAGASAPACPSQYYWLDGSRAKFRNWHWDEPSCGAEMCTVLYHQPSAPPDERGHFLFQWNDDNCNSKNNYVCKYALAEELPAFTEMGKTVTTVTSPKPSTTESIEKLEIALPEPSVSLSDNALYIYYTLCVAGPVLLLLLLLATGFLCYSRVAKRRKPATDPHHLPGAAAAAAAAADPCVTQGPYAFSDVTKLHYANPDSCVTLADLKKMYFYASSPDSAQCDDYENLPCPEREQGFVTNDIYEICRQQGRRSRPPAGWVENEIYG from the exons ATGGATTTTATGAAACTTTTTGGCACGGTTTTCGCCGTTTTCCTCTACCCGGGATGTGCGTCTAAAATCAATG GCCACCGGATCTGTCGCCGGGGGAGGGAGCGCCCCTGCTACCAGGTCTTCTACGTCCACGACAGCCGGGGGCGGTTGACCTACGAGGAGGCCCGCCTCGCCTGCCGCTCAGACGGCGGCGAGCTGCTCAGCATCGAGACGGAGAGCGAGCAGCGGCTGGTGGAGCGCTTTATCCAGCAGCTGAAGGTGGGCGAGGGGGACTACTGGATCGGCCTGCGCAGGAACCCTCAGCGAAGCAGGCCCGCCGGCGCCAGCGCGCCAGCCTGCCCGTCACAGTACTACTGGCTGGACGGCAGCAGAGCCAAGTTCAG GAACTGGCACTGGGATGAGCCGTCATGTGGCGCTGAGATGTGCACCGTCCTGTACCACCAGCCCTCCGCACCGCCTGACGAGAGGGGCCATTTCCTCTTCCAGTGGAACGATGACAACTGCAATTCCAAGAACAACTATGTCTGCAAATATGCGTTGGCAG AAGAATTACCTGCATTTACAGAGATGGGGAAAACTGTAACCACAG TGACATCCCCGAAGCCGTCAACAACAGAGAGCATTGAAAAGCTTGAAATAGCACTGCCTGAACCTTCAG TGTCACTGTCAGACAACGCTCTGTACATTTACTACACCCTCTGTGTGGCTGGGCCTGTACTACTGCTGTTATTGTTGCTGGCGACAGGGTTTCTGTGCTACAGTCGAGTTGCTAAAAG GAGAAAACCGGCCACGGACCCCCATCACCTTCCcggtgcggcggcggcggcggcggcggcggcagacCCGTGCGTCACCCAGGGCCCGTACGCCTTCAGCGACGTGACCAAGCTCCACTACGCCAACCCGGACAGCTGCGTCACGTTGGCAGACCTCAAAAAGATGTACTTTTACGCTTCCTCGCCGGATAGCGCACAGTGTGACGATTACGAGAACCTGCCGTGCCCTGAGCGGGAGCAGGGCTTCGTGACCAACGACATCTACGAGATTTGCAGACAGCAGGGCCGCCGCTCACGTCCGCCCGCCGGCTGGGTGGAAAACGAGATCTATGGATAG
- the LOC132475222 gene encoding zona pellucida-like domain-containing protein 1, with protein MLLHLCLPLVVVFIQPTLSTYNCSSEYNRVPDNTDMMVDCGTSMITLEVNLCSAQWAGFNATGLALNGEHSVPDCQGTVHTDVVPPVIRYQLPVNHTRANPCRQSLQIVDEAPDPSGHFGDYLTVQSVIITGFVDTPGSSEGLISYATDLYYHFSCRYPLEYLLNNTQITASSVSVANRDNNGTFIDTLKMTVYNDTNYNHQLLVPISGLELRTKIYVEVEAVNMTGNFNLFLNHCFATSSPYNLSQTERHDFFTTGCSVDQKAALTINGVAKNSRFNFEAFRFVEHRDQEKSSIYLHCMLRLCEPTKCQALIDVSSRGFIWGVLKACLPTSRRRRSSARSVEQDTEEVATVSFGPLAMGREDSSLAAEDEDAASQSPAEDSSVTAVVLGALFGSAAVTLVILASWMAVKKFYYSGAGLSAFN; from the exons ATGCTGCTTCACTTATGTctccccctggtggtggtgtttatCCAGCCCACTCTCTCCACCTACAACTGCTCGTCTGAGTATAACCGGGTACCAG ACAACACTGACATGATGGTGGACTGTGGCACCAGCATGATCACGCTCGAGGTCAACCTCTGCTCGGCCCAGTGGGCGGGCTTTAATGCGACGGGCCTGGCGCTGAACGGGGAACACAGCGTCCCCGACTGCCAGGGCACCGTCCACACGGACGTGGTCCCCCCTGTGATCCGCTACCAGCTCCCTGTCAATCACACACGGGCTAACCCGTGTCGCCAGTCGCTGCAG ATCGTGGACGAGGCGCCCGACCCTTCGGGGCACTTCGGAGATTACCTCACCGTCCAGTCGGTGATCATCACCGGCTTTGTGGACACGCCGGGCTCCAGCGAGGGCTTGATCAGCTACGCCACTGACCTCTACTACCACTTCTCTTGCCGGTACCCGCTGGAGTACCTcctcaacaacacacagatcACAGC GTCTTCAGTCTCAGTGGCGAACAGGGACAACAACGGAACCTTCATCGACACCCTGAAGATGACCGTATATAAT GACACAAACTATAATCATCAATTGCTGGTGCCCATCAGTGGACTCGAACTGAGAACCAAAATCTATGTTGAAGTTGAGGCTGTCAACATGACTGGGAA TTTCAATTTGTTTCTGAATCACTGTTTTGCGACATCGAGCCCTTATAACCTATCCCAGACGGAGCGGCACGACTTCTTCACCACCGG ctgctctgtGGACCAGAAGGCGGCACTCACCATCAACGGCGTGGCCAAGAACTCCCGCTTCAACTTTGAGGCGTTCCGCTTCGTGGAGCACCGAGACCAGGAGAAGTCCAGCATCTACCTCCACTGTATGCTCCGGCTGTGTGAGCCCACCAAGTGTCAGGCACTGATCGACGTGAGTTCAAGGGGGTTTATCT GGGGTGTGTTGAAGGCCTGTTTGCCTACTAGTCGAAGAAGAAGGAGTTCGGCTCGCTCCGTTGAACAGGACACGGAGGAGGTGGCCACGGTGTCCTTTGGTCCGCTCGCCATGGGCAGAGAAG ACTCATCCCTTGCAGCTGAAGATGAAGATG CCGCAAGCCAATCCCCAGCAGAGGACAGCAGTGTGACAGCAGTGGTGCTGGGGGCGCTGTTTGGATCTGCTGCTGTCACCTTGGTGATCCTTGCCAGCTGGATGGCCGTCAAGAAGTTCTACTACTCAGGGGCGGGCCTTAGTGCTTTTAACTGA